The following are from one region of the Leptolyngbya iicbica LK genome:
- a CDS encoding MarR family winged helix-turn-helix transcriptional regulator, with protein MNNPFDTMNDPIAQRTIAGLSKICTALRSQAWVGAESQGLTPTQGQILALLQATPDKDMRLSAIAAGIATTPATASEAVSSLVKKGLVSRERATDDRRAIAIRLTPEGHQQAAKAADWPDFLLDAVETLPSEEQTIFFKGLTTIIHQLQEDQKIPVSRMCVTCHYFNPNVYDDRDRPHHCNLVDAPFGDGDLRLDCPEHVTKTVDS; from the coding sequence ATGAACAATCCGTTTGACACGATGAATGACCCGATCGCTCAACGGACGATCGCGGGTCTCTCTAAAATCTGCACGGCTCTGCGGAGTCAGGCCTGGGTGGGGGCCGAGTCCCAAGGACTCACACCGACCCAGGGCCAGATCTTGGCATTGCTACAGGCCACCCCAGACAAAGATATGCGCTTGTCAGCGATCGCGGCGGGCATTGCGACGACGCCCGCAACGGCGAGTGAAGCAGTGTCATCACTGGTCAAAAAGGGATTAGTCTCGCGGGAACGGGCCACGGACGATCGCCGGGCGATCGCGATTCGGCTGACGCCTGAGGGGCACCAACAAGCGGCCAAAGCCGCTGACTGGCCCGACTTCCTGCTAGATGCGGTGGAAACGCTGCCCTCAGAGGAGCAAACGATTTTTTTCAAAGGCTTGACGACCATCATTCACCAACTTCAGGAAGACCAAAAAATTCCGGTTTCGCGGATGTGCGTCACCTGCCATTACTTCAACCCCAATGTTTACGATGACCGCGATCGCCCCCATCACTGCAATTTGGTCGATGCGCCGTTTGGCGATGGCGATTTGCGATTAGACTGCCCCGAACATGTCACCAAAACCGTCGACAGCTAA
- a CDS encoding nucleoside deaminase, whose product MVSEQDIQHLRRCIELAAEALALGDEPFGSVLVAADGEVLFEDHNHVASGDQTRHPEFEIARWAAANMTSEARAAATVYTSGEHCPMCAAAHGWVGLGRIVYASSSEQLASWLSELGVPAPPVRTLPIRDIVPTIEVDGPVPSLAEQVHDLHRRLHSKTM is encoded by the coding sequence ATGGTGAGCGAGCAAGATATCCAGCATCTACGTCGGTGCATAGAATTGGCCGCTGAGGCGCTAGCGCTCGGGGATGAGCCTTTCGGCTCTGTGCTGGTCGCGGCGGACGGCGAAGTGCTGTTTGAAGATCACAACCATGTCGCCTCCGGTGACCAAACTCGCCATCCAGAGTTCGAGATTGCCCGGTGGGCGGCAGCCAATATGACCTCGGAAGCTAGAGCCGCCGCCACCGTCTATACCTCGGGTGAGCATTGTCCGATGTGTGCCGCTGCCCACGGCTGGGTCGGACTGGGACGGATCGTGTACGCGAGTTCCTCCGAGCAATTGGCCTCCTGGCTGAGCGAACTCGGCGTTCCCGCCCCACCCGTCCGCACGCTACCCATCCGTGACATCGTGCCCACTATAGAAGTTGACGGGCCAGTGCCCAGTCTGGCCGAACAGGTACATGACTTACATCGTCGTCTCCACAGCAAGACAATGTGA